The Leptospira perdikensis genome includes the window ACCAACCAACCAATACCTATCACTACTCGGAGGAGTTTCCTTGGAACGTCGTATTACAATTGTAGGAGATTCTTTAGGCCAATGGTCGGATGGTTTCGGATTAAAAACCAAACTTCCTTCAGAATATAAAGTAACCGATATCTCGGTAGCTGGTTACACAATAGAAGATTGGTTACAGAACAAAAATCGTATGAATGCAATCCCTACAGATCTTTGGATCATTGAACTGGGAACAAACGATGCAATGGTTTATGGAACGAATGGATTTGAAGTTAGAACAAAAGAACTTATATCTTTTTTGGAGTCTTCACTAAGTTCGAAGGTGATACTCACTACAATCCCTTTGACGAATATGACTTCGATTCGAGAAACAATTCGAATCAATAACCAAACGATTCGTCAACTGAAAGAAAAAAAAACTAATGTTGATTATGTGGAAATTGAATCTATTTTTGAATCTTATTCAGGAACTATTCCCTTATACCCTATTTCCGACCCCATCCATCCGAACCAAATTGGATATGAACTGATGGGTGAAGCCTACCGTAAAAAAATTTTAGGAATTTAGATCTGCGAGAATCTTAAGTCCTTTCAAAGTCATCATAGGATCAATTTCGTCGAACACTTGATTATGCGAAGCATGAATGGTCGTAACAAGTCCCCCTGTTCCAACGACTACATAATCTCCAGGATGTTCTTCTTTGATCGCCCTCACGATTTCCTTTAATAAACCAATCCAACCAAAGAAAAATCCAGCTTGGATAGATTCCACCGTAGATTCGCCTAATACTCGCTTAGGAGAACCAAAAACAATAGGTGGGAGTTGAGCTGTATTACGAGTTAAAGCATCCATGGAAATTTTAAGTCCGGGTGCAATCACACCTCCAATATATTCAGGTTTTTCGCTAATCACACAAAAGGTAGTAGCGGTGCCTAAGTCTACAAGGATAGCTTTTTTTCCAGGGTATGTTTTTGCACAGTAAGCCGCGTTCACCAACCGGTCCGCACCAATTTCAAAGGGACGAGGATAACTAATGCCAAAATTAAGTTTCATTTGGTAGTGAACTCGTAATGGATTTACGTTAAACCAATCTTCTAACATACGTTCCACAATTGGGTTTAGGGAAGGAACTACACTCGAGTATATAGCCATCTTCACTCGGTCAGCCTTTACGTTTTCCTGAGTCAAAAATCCTTTCAAAAAAAGACCAAGTTCATCGGAGGTACGATCCCTTCTCGTTACTGTTCGTTTGTGAAAGTCAGGAGTATCCTCTCCTTCACGAAATACACCGAACACTGTGTTCGTATTTCCTACATCGATAACTAATAATAGTGGTGATTCTGACATTTATATAATCCGAAATTTTGGTGAAGTGTCCATCAATTCAATCTTTTCGCCGGTTTCAGTCATGATGAGAAGGAATCCTAATTCATCAATTCCCAAAACACGACCACGAACCATTCTGGATTCCCATTCAGTTTCAATTACCTTGTGTTTTAATAACGAATGGTCCTCAATCCAAACTAAATCTTTTAGAACTTGTCCTTGGTCGAGTAAGGAAATTACAGATTGATTTAAATCGACAATCAATTGGTTCGCAAATCGTTCTAAAATTCCTTCTTCTAATGGTTTTTCGCACAAAAAAGTGGCCTTATCTTTAAGGGGATCTGGGATATTACTTCCAAAAAAATTAAGACCGATACCCACCACCACATCGAAAACTCCGTTGGTAAACTCGGATTGAACCAAAATCCCACCCACTTTTTTATCTCCACGATAAATATCATTGGGCCACTTCACCGTTGTGTCGACTTCTCGTTCTGGGAAAAAATGAAATATGGATTTGAGAACAGCAGAAGAAACAAAAATCGATAACAAAGGAAGTGAAATTTCTGCCGCCGAAATTCTGATTTTACCAGAAAAAATTAGCGGATCTTCACCTAACGATTGCCAAACATTTTGTCCACGACCTTTACCGGCAGTCTGTTCATCAGCAATCACCCAGGAACCAAAGGGAATTGAAACATCACGAATCCATTCGTTCGTCGAAGTGACCGTGGCAAGTCTGTGGCCCAATTCTGATTTTAACAATCTATATTCCATGCGTCCATTTCTCATTCGATTCGGATTGACGAAAGTAAAAAATACATTAACTTGAGGGAATGAAATTATCTGGAAATACGGTACTTGTCACTGGATGTGGTTTGGGAATCGGCGCATTAACAGCGGAACGGTTAGCAGAAGAAGGAAATGATATCATCGGTGTAGATATCAAACTATCTTTATTAAAAGAAATTCAAACCAAAGTAGAATCTTTAGGTAGGAAATTCTATGGTTTTGCTTGCGATCTTTCCAAAGAGACAGAAGTAGATTCTCTTATCAAACAAATCAAAAAAAAACATTTGAGTTATCAAATCCTAATCAATAATGCAGGAATTGCTCCGAGTGGTTCCTATGAAGGAAAAGATTTTTCGGTTTGGAATAAAGCCATCCAAATCAATATTACAGCTCCCATGAAGTTGGTTTATCTTTCTCTCCCCATCCTAAAAGAACAAAAGGAAGCAACTATCATCAATTTAGCAAGCATTGCAGGAAAGTTCGGAACGGAAGGAACGGTTACTTATTCGGCCACCAAACATGCAATGGTTGGATTTTCACAAGCCCTCAAAATGGAACTTTATGAAACACAAATTGGTGTTAGTTGGATCTGTCCAACAATGGTGAATACGAGAATGATTGATGGAGTCAAACCGTCTTTTTTTACCCCTGTAATCGAACCCTCGAAAGTGGCCGATGCCATTGTTTATGCGATCAAAAAAAATCCCGGGGAAGTGATGGTTCCATCCTACCTAAGGGCTTCAATTGTTATCCTACCTGCCTTATTTCCTAAATTTTCGCTTTGGTTGGCAGTGAAAACAAAAGCATCAAAAGGTTGGCTCTTGGCAAACAAGGGGCTTGAGAAAAATATTCCTGTTTAGAGGATAGGCCTTATGCATATTTCTCAGATTCTCGGTAAAAAACAAACGACCATCAGCTTCGAATTTTTCCCTCCCAAAAACGAAGAAACATCTGAGGATTTGTTCCGAAACATCCAAGAGTTATCCCAAATGAACCCGGCTTACGTCAGTGTTACTTACGGAGCTGGTGGCTCAACAAGAGACCTAACACATGATTTAGTTGTAAAACTTCAAGAACAAACTGGTTTAACAATCGTTAGTCACCTTACCTGTGTTGGCTCTACCAAAGATGAAATCCGAGAGATCCTCAAACGATACGAAAAAAGTGGAATTCACAATATTATGGCTCTTCGAGGAGATCCCCCGAAAGGACAAACCGAATTCCAACAAACAGAAAACGGATTTGCATATGCCGGAGAGTTGGTGGGTTTTATCAAAAAAGAATTTCCAGAAATGGGAATTGGTATCGCAGGATTTCCAGAGGGACATCCGTCTACTCCCAACCGCTTAAAAGAAATCGAATATTTAAAGTGGAAAGTGGACCAAGGAGCCGATTACATTTGCACTCAGCTTTTTTTTAACAATAACTATTTTTATGATTTTGTAGAACGCTGTGAAATTGCTGGAATCAAAGTTCCAATCATTGCAGGGATTATGCCTATCACTTCTAGAAAAGGAATGGCGAGAATGGCAGAATTATCTTTAGGAACTAATTTTCCTGCAAAATTGTTAAAATCACTTTCACGTGCTGAGGACGATTCTTATGCAGAAAATGTTGGTATCCATTGGGCAACGGAACAAGTAAGAGATTTACTTGATCATAAAATTGCAGGAATCCATATGTATACGCTTAACAAATCTAAGGCGACTAGAAAAATATACGAATCACTCGGGATTCGAAACTTCGATAGTATTGGTTGATGTCGGTGTCGGTGCGATTCCTATCCACCGATTGTCCTTCCAAGTTCCCTCCAATACCAAACTTCCCTTGGCGTTGATGATTTTTGCCTGCCCTTGCAATTGGTTGTTATCCCAATAACCTTCCAATATCAAACCATCAGAATAAATGTATTTTCCTAATCCTTGGCGTTTACCTTTGGAATAGAAACCAATGAATTTATCACCGTTGGCATAACGGTAAATCCCTGAACCTTCTTTATATCCAAATTGATAACCACCTTCAAAAACATCACCATTGGCATAACGGTAAATCCCTGAACCGTGTTTGATATCTTCTGAAAACTCTCCGTCAAATTGATCACCATTTTCATATTGGACCTGAAATTTTCCATTCCTGCAATTTTCACCTTCGCAGATTTTTTGGTTCGACTTACAAAAGCAGAAAAGGTATAAAAATAAAAATATAAAGTTTTTAGATCGCATGTTTGGTCGATGAGAAGTTTTTTTTCGTCAATTAGTATGTGCAATTTCATATATAAACTAGTTCGGAAATAAGGCAATACATATGTCACAAAAAAAAGCGCTAATCGTAGACGATAGCACGGTCACTCGTTTGATGATCCGAAAGATTATTTTAGATAATTTCCCTGATTGGGAAATTTTGGAAGCAAGTACTGCCGATGATGCCAAAACCGTTGTGACCGAACATCGAAATATTGATTTTTTTAGTTTAGACCAAAACATGCCAGGAACCCTTTCGGGATTAGATTTAGCAGAAGAACTCAGGAAGAGTTACAAAAACACAAAAATGGTCTTAATCACAGCTAACATTCAAGATGCGATCAAAAATAGAGCAAAGTCAATTGGTATTGATTTTGTAGAAAAACCAGTAACTGCAGAAAAAATCATCCCACACCTAGGATAAATATGAATTCTTTAACTGAAATAGAAAGAGATTCGTTATGCGAATTATTCAATATTAGTCTTGGTGCAGCTGCCAAACTAATGGGTGAAATGGTTTCTGATGAAATATTATTAACAGTACCAAATTTAAAACTAATTACAACAGACGAAGCAAAGAAAATAGAATACCTTGTAGACCAAGATGTATGCACAATTGAACAAAAGTTTGTTGGTGGAATTGGTGACGGTTCAGCCTTCCTATTATTTCATAAAAGTGCAAGTTTAGAAATAGTCAAAATGATGATGAAGGACTATGTGGCCTTAAATGAAGTTTCCCAATTTGAAAAAGATGCACTCAGTGAGATTGGGAATATTATCTTAAACGCCATATTATCAAATTTAGCGAAATTATCTGATTATAAAATAGAAACTCATGTTCCAGAGTTTTTTGCAGGAAAATATGAAGACTTACCTCTTGGAAGAAATTCAAAAAAAGACAATTCCATTCTTCTAGTTTTTATAGATTACAAACTAAAAGGAAAGGACATTAAAGGGTATATTTTTTTCATTCTTAATTTCGATAGCATCAAAAACCTTTCCAGAGTACTCATTGAAAAGTTAAAGTAGTGAACACTCTTAGTGAAAAGCACCTACTAA containing:
- a CDS encoding SGNH/GDSL hydrolase family protein; the encoded protein is MKVQVPSKTFIIPIFCLVLFVGCYHSDKPTNQYLSLLGGVSLERRITIVGDSLGQWSDGFGLKTKLPSEYKVTDISVAGYTIEDWLQNKNRMNAIPTDLWIIELGTNDAMVYGTNGFEVRTKELISFLESSLSSKVILTTIPLTNMTSIRETIRINNQTIRQLKEKKTNVDYVEIESIFESYSGTIPLYPISDPIHPNQIGYELMGEAYRKKILGI
- a CDS encoding type III pantothenate kinase translates to MSESPLLLVIDVGNTNTVFGVFREGEDTPDFHKRTVTRRDRTSDELGLFLKGFLTQENVKADRVKMAIYSSVVPSLNPIVERMLEDWFNVNPLRVHYQMKLNFGISYPRPFEIGADRLVNAAYCAKTYPGKKAILVDLGTATTFCVISEKPEYIGGVIAPGLKISMDALTRNTAQLPPIVFGSPKRVLGESTVESIQAGFFFGWIGLLKEIVRAIKEEHPGDYVVVGTGGLVTTIHASHNQVFDEIDPMMTLKGLKILADLNS
- a CDS encoding biotin--[acetyl-CoA-carboxylase] ligase, whose amino-acid sequence is MEYRLLKSELGHRLATVTSTNEWIRDVSIPFGSWVIADEQTAGKGRGQNVWQSLGEDPLIFSGKIRISAAEISLPLLSIFVSSAVLKSIFHFFPEREVDTTVKWPNDIYRGDKKVGGILVQSEFTNGVFDVVVGIGLNFFGSNIPDPLKDKATFLCEKPLEEGILERFANQLIVDLNQSVISLLDQGQVLKDLVWIEDHSLLKHKVIETEWESRMVRGRVLGIDELGFLLIMTETGEKIELMDTSPKFRII
- a CDS encoding SDR family NAD(P)-dependent oxidoreductase; its protein translation is MKLSGNTVLVTGCGLGIGALTAERLAEEGNDIIGVDIKLSLLKEIQTKVESLGRKFYGFACDLSKETEVDSLIKQIKKKHLSYQILINNAGIAPSGSYEGKDFSVWNKAIQINITAPMKLVYLSLPILKEQKEATIINLASIAGKFGTEGTVTYSATKHAMVGFSQALKMELYETQIGVSWICPTMVNTRMIDGVKPSFFTPVIEPSKVADAIVYAIKKNPGEVMVPSYLRASIVILPALFPKFSLWLAVKTKASKGWLLANKGLEKNIPV
- the metF gene encoding methylenetetrahydrofolate reductase [NAD(P)H], which produces MHISQILGKKQTTISFEFFPPKNEETSEDLFRNIQELSQMNPAYVSVTYGAGGSTRDLTHDLVVKLQEQTGLTIVSHLTCVGSTKDEIREILKRYEKSGIHNIMALRGDPPKGQTEFQQTENGFAYAGELVGFIKKEFPEMGIGIAGFPEGHPSTPNRLKEIEYLKWKVDQGADYICTQLFFNNNYFYDFVERCEIAGIKVPIIAGIMPITSRKGMARMAELSLGTNFPAKLLKSLSRAEDDSYAENVGIHWATEQVRDLLDHKIAGIHMYTLNKSKATRKIYESLGIRNFDSIG
- a CDS encoding MORN repeat-containing protein, whose protein sequence is MRSKNFIFLFLYLFCFCKSNQKICEGENCRNGKFQVQYENGDQFDGEFSEDIKHGSGIYRYANGDVFEGGYQFGYKEGSGIYRYANGDKFIGFYSKGKRQGLGKYIYSDGLILEGYWDNNQLQGQAKIINAKGSLVLEGTWKDNRWIGIAPTPTSTNTIEVSNPE
- a CDS encoding response regulator transcription factor — encoded protein: MSQKKALIVDDSTVTRLMIRKIILDNFPDWEILEASTADDAKTVVTEHRNIDFFSLDQNMPGTLSGLDLAEELRKSYKNTKMVLITANIQDAIKNRAKSIGIDFVEKPVTAEKIIPHLG
- a CDS encoding chemotaxis protein CheX, with the protein product MNSLTEIERDSLCELFNISLGAAAKLMGEMVSDEILLTVPNLKLITTDEAKKIEYLVDQDVCTIEQKFVGGIGDGSAFLLFHKSASLEIVKMMMKDYVALNEVSQFEKDALSEIGNIILNAILSNLAKLSDYKIETHVPEFFAGKYEDLPLGRNSKKDNSILLVFIDYKLKGKDIKGYIFFILNFDSIKNLSRVLIEKLK